One genomic region from Shewanella aestuarii encodes:
- the bla gene encoding class A beta-lactamase: MQHINQGIAQKLEALSKGLVGSIGIAAQEMSTGECITVNGDESFVMASTYKVAIAVTVLRQVDEGKLKLTDLVDCPAEKMVAGPNPLATYLFHPGVKLSVANLIEPMITDSDNSATDFLLELVGGPEVVTQMLRSLGITDFRVDRYVSEILRDFYGLEEKVYLPYAAVAATKHPEVFLKIADRNLDYEKDPRDQTTPNAMLQLLLAIDNGTALSEESREFLLGVMSRTTTGKARLQGLLPKGTPVADKTGTIGGVANDVGYVTLPDGRRFAIAVFTKSSATSEAQRECAIAEVTRSLYDFYYLKS; this comes from the coding sequence ATGCAACATATTAACCAAGGTATCGCCCAGAAGCTTGAAGCGCTATCAAAAGGTTTGGTTGGCAGTATAGGTATAGCGGCACAGGAAATGAGTACTGGTGAGTGCATTACAGTAAACGGTGATGAATCGTTCGTGATGGCAAGTACTTATAAAGTGGCCATTGCAGTCACAGTTCTTCGTCAAGTAGACGAAGGAAAGCTAAAACTCACGGATTTAGTTGATTGCCCAGCAGAGAAGATGGTCGCAGGACCCAATCCATTGGCAACGTATTTGTTTCATCCTGGGGTCAAGTTATCTGTAGCCAATTTAATAGAGCCGATGATCACGGATAGCGACAATTCAGCAACAGACTTTTTGCTTGAATTAGTTGGTGGTCCAGAAGTAGTCACGCAGATGTTGCGCAGTCTTGGCATCACAGATTTTCGTGTTGACCGCTATGTTTCCGAAATTTTAAGAGATTTCTATGGTTTGGAAGAGAAGGTTTACCTACCTTATGCTGCAGTGGCTGCTACCAAACATCCCGAAGTTTTCTTGAAGATAGCAGATAGAAACCTTGATTACGAAAAAGATCCCCGTGATCAAACTACGCCTAATGCCATGTTGCAATTGCTTCTGGCGATTGATAACGGAACAGCCCTGAGTGAGGAGAGCCGTGAATTTCTGCTTGGTGTTATGTCTCGAACCACAACAGGTAAGGCACGTTTACAAGGTTTATTACCAAAAGGAACCCCTGTTGCTGACAAAACAGGCACGATTGGCGGTGTTGCTAATGATGTTGGCTATGTAACGCTACCTGATGGGCGTCGGTTTGCTATTGCAGTATTCACTAAGAGCAGTGCAACTTCTGAAGCTCAGCGTGAGTGCGCTATTGCCGAAGTTACCCGCTCCTTATACGACTTTTATTACTTAAAGTCATAA
- a CDS encoding RNA-guided endonuclease InsQ/TnpB family protein: MKKTLRYNFRLKPTLEQEAKLAEFGACARGVWNLLLSENVRRYRYDKTFLFYDEMAGLLRDLKKFDEFSWLKAFDSAASQQVARDLDTALKNSSNKGRAQQFPTFKISFKLKRLHDDSFRCVNNNDCIRIEKGAISIPKVGKIPIVLHRKLASKIKTATVKMRHGNWYVSLTQEVECKSAKQVLSTLVGYDINSQYTVVGSNGWYVKNPKAFKKASSKLKQIQVQLSRRTKGSNRWQKSKSRLNKLHGKISRQRLAFAHEVSCSIAKSSDIIVFEDLNVKGMQQFNGQMVNDNVMGLITELTKYKAELNGAVYHEIGRYVKSSGICCECGHEHKFDLSVREFSCERCKAMQCRDLAAAKSVADTGEKDLMASGILVRALPKSQQKSPPKTKVFE, translated from the coding sequence ATGAAAAAAACACTCAGATACAACTTTAGGCTTAAGCCGACACTAGAGCAAGAAGCCAAACTCGCTGAGTTTGGGGCATGCGCCCGTGGCGTATGGAACTTGTTGTTATCTGAAAATGTGCGTCGATATAGATATGATAAAACGTTTTTGTTTTACGACGAAATGGCTGGGCTGCTCCGTGACTTGAAAAAGTTCGATGAGTTTTCATGGCTTAAAGCTTTTGATTCTGCGGCTTCTCAGCAGGTAGCTCGTGACCTTGATACAGCACTAAAAAATTCCTCTAACAAAGGCCGAGCTCAGCAATTTCCGACTTTCAAAATTAGCTTTAAACTGAAAAGACTTCACGACGATAGCTTTCGATGTGTCAATAATAACGACTGCATCCGCATTGAAAAAGGCGCGATTAGCATTCCGAAAGTTGGCAAAATACCAATAGTTTTGCACCGAAAATTAGCCAGCAAAATTAAGACGGCAACTGTCAAAATGCGCCACGGAAACTGGTATGTATCACTGACTCAAGAAGTTGAGTGTAAGAGCGCAAAGCAAGTGTTATCAACGCTTGTGGGATATGACATTAATAGCCAATACACTGTTGTTGGCTCAAACGGTTGGTACGTTAAAAACCCGAAAGCTTTCAAGAAAGCATCCTCAAAATTAAAACAAATTCAAGTCCAGTTGAGTCGCCGAACGAAAGGCTCAAATCGCTGGCAAAAAAGCAAATCTCGTTTAAATAAACTTCACGGAAAAATCTCTCGCCAGCGCTTAGCGTTTGCTCACGAAGTATCATGTTCGATAGCCAAGAGCAGTGATATTATAGTGTTTGAGGATTTGAACGTGAAAGGAATGCAGCAATTTAACGGTCAGATGGTTAACGATAATGTGATGGGGTTAATCACGGAGTTAACCAAATACAAGGCTGAATTGAATGGCGCTGTTTACCATGAAATAGGTCGATACGTGAAATCATCAGGCATTTGTTGCGAATGTGGACACGAACATAAATTCGATTTAAGTGTGCGAGAATTTTCCTGTGAAAGATGCAAAGCAATGCAGTGTAGAGATTTGGCCGCTGCTAAATCTGTTGCAGATACAGGCGAAAAAGATTTAATGGCGAGTGGGATACTTGTCAGGGCGCTGCCCAAATCTCAGCAGAAATCACCTCCTAAAACGAAAGTCTTTGAGTGA
- the hepT gene encoding type VII toxin-antitoxin system HepT family RNase toxin — MSDNAYITSLRLSLNRYQSEIYELKTLLGQRALTNLEYRAAERTLQVSIEACIGIAKHWAKALVGHTPQDAYQAFEILCQQGLQPVEELVSWRKVVGLRNALVHDYLNINPEIIRSVISQGYSDNLFIFAEQGLNWLEVELPRCQRGSCNSQS; from the coding sequence TCTGATAATGCTTATATCACTTCCTTGCGTTTGAGTTTGAATCGCTATCAATCTGAAATATACGAGCTTAAAACATTACTTGGTCAGCGAGCTCTAACAAATCTTGAATATCGTGCAGCAGAACGAACCTTGCAGGTTTCTATTGAAGCTTGTATCGGGATTGCTAAACATTGGGCTAAGGCGTTAGTTGGACATACACCACAAGATGCGTACCAAGCCTTTGAGATCCTTTGTCAGCAAGGGTTACAACCGGTAGAAGAACTTGTTTCTTGGCGTAAAGTGGTCGGGCTTCGCAATGCACTTGTTCATGATTATCTTAATATTAATCCTGAAATTATTCGAAGTGTCATTTCACAAGGCTATAGTGATAATTTATTTATTTTTGCTGAGCAAGGTCTAAATTGGCTCGAGGTTGAGCTCCCCCGTTGTCAGCGCGGGAGCTGCAATTCCCAGTCTTAA
- a CDS encoding ABC transporter ATP-binding protein, which translates to MFKFFESLVQPLPPEEPTQPPKGLYAFCRHYTKGFGAPLIVMSVLTALLAMLEVSLFGFMGQLVDWLVTKNPDTLWQEENTTLITMSVIVLVIIPLLVLLHSLIVHQTLLGNYPMAIRWLAHRYLLKQSISFYQDDFAGRVATKVMQTALAVRETVMKLLDVLMYILIYFTSMLVMIASADVRLMLPMLIWLVAYVTIQWKLVPKLKAISAEQADARSSMTGRIVDSYTNISTVKLFSHTKQEADYAQDSMMAFLKTVYGQMRLVTVISVLVQIINYLLAFTIAAVSIWLWADNAITVGAIAIAVSLALRLNGMSQWIMWEISSLFENIGTVADGMNTLSKPIAIKDKPEAKALNVSQGKIDFNQVSFHYGEKAGVIDNLALHIKPGEKVGLVGRSGAGKSTLVNLLMRFHDVEKGQILIDDQPLTDVTQDSLRAHIGMVTQDTSLLHRSIRENILYGDPHATEEQLMSAIKQAQAYDFIESLTDPHGNVGLDAQVGERGVKLSGGQRQRIAIARVLLKNAPILILDEATSALDSEVEAAIQESLYELMEGKTVIAIAHRLSTIAAMDRLIVLDQGRIIEQGTHQQLIASDGIYSQLWAHQTGGFLGID; encoded by the coding sequence ATGTTTAAATTTTTCGAGTCACTTGTTCAGCCATTACCACCTGAAGAACCAACCCAACCGCCTAAAGGCTTGTATGCGTTTTGTCGTCATTACACAAAAGGGTTTGGCGCCCCATTAATTGTGATGTCAGTGCTCACAGCGTTATTGGCCATGCTTGAAGTGTCTCTATTTGGCTTTATGGGCCAGCTTGTGGATTGGTTGGTCACCAAAAATCCAGATACATTATGGCAAGAAGAAAATACCACCTTAATTACCATGTCGGTGATTGTATTGGTGATCATTCCATTGTTGGTGTTATTGCACTCGTTAATTGTGCATCAAACTCTACTAGGTAATTACCCGATGGCCATCCGCTGGTTAGCACATCGATATTTACTCAAACAAAGCATTTCATTCTATCAAGATGACTTTGCCGGACGAGTAGCTACCAAGGTAATGCAAACCGCTCTTGCCGTACGTGAAACCGTGATGAAGTTGCTAGATGTGTTGATGTATATCTTGATTTACTTCACCTCAATGTTAGTCATGATTGCTAGCGCAGATGTACGCTTGATGTTGCCTATGCTGATCTGGCTTGTCGCATATGTGACCATTCAATGGAAGTTAGTGCCAAAACTAAAAGCGATTTCTGCCGAGCAGGCCGACGCCCGTTCAAGCATGACCGGTAGAATTGTTGATAGTTACACCAACATATCAACCGTTAAATTGTTTTCACACACCAAGCAAGAAGCCGATTACGCCCAAGATAGCATGATGGCCTTTTTAAAAACCGTATATGGCCAGATGCGTTTAGTCACGGTGATCAGCGTGCTAGTACAAATTATTAATTACCTGTTGGCATTCACCATTGCCGCCGTCTCTATTTGGTTGTGGGCTGACAACGCCATCACCGTAGGAGCGATTGCTATTGCAGTGAGTCTAGCACTGCGTTTAAACGGCATGTCACAGTGGATCATGTGGGAAATTAGTTCATTGTTTGAAAACATAGGCACCGTTGCCGATGGCATGAATACCTTATCAAAACCCATTGCGATTAAAGACAAGCCTGAAGCAAAAGCCCTTAATGTGAGCCAAGGCAAGATTGATTTTAACCAAGTGAGCTTTCATTACGGCGAAAAAGCCGGCGTGATTGATAACCTGGCATTACACATCAAACCAGGTGAAAAAGTGGGTTTAGTAGGTCGCTCAGGCGCGGGCAAATCAACACTTGTCAATCTGTTGATGCGTTTTCACGATGTCGAAAAAGGGCAGATATTAATTGATGATCAACCATTAACTGATGTTACCCAAGACTCACTTCGGGCGCATATTGGTATGGTCACTCAAGATACCTCCCTGCTACATCGCTCTATTCGTGAAAATATCTTGTATGGCGATCCTCATGCCACTGAAGAACAACTCATGTCGGCCATTAAACAAGCACAAGCCTATGATTTTATTGAATCGCTCACCGATCCCCACGGCAATGTTGGTCTAGATGCCCAAGTGGGCGAGCGCGGAGTAAAACTGTCTGGTGGACAAAGACAACGAATAGCAATTGCTAGGGTGCTACTTAAAAATGCCCCAATTTTAATTTTAGATGAAGCCACATCGGCACTTGATTCTGAAGTTGAAGCCGCTATTCAGGAGTCGTTATATGAATTGATGGAAGGTAAAACGGTTATCGCAATTGCCCACCGCTTATCGACCATTGCCGCCATGGATAGATTAATCGTTCTTGACCAAGGCCGAATTATTGAGCAAGGCACTCACCAACAACTGATAGCATCCGATGGTATCTATAGCCAGCTATGGGCACATCAAACAGGTGGATTTTTAGGGATTGATTAA